The Agrococcus carbonis genome has a window encoding:
- the purQ gene encoding phosphoribosylformylglycinamidine synthase subunit PurQ, with product MKVGVITFPGTLDDRDAQRAVRLAGHEPVALWHGEHDLHGVDALVLPGGFSYGDYLRCGAIAALSPIMTEVVEAATKGMPVLGICNGFQMLAEAHLLAGGLVRNETGLFVRRDQRLRVERTTTAWTNRFDEGQEIVIPLKNGEGRFVATPEEVKRIEGEGLVAFRYVGENPNGSIDDIAGLTNEAGNVVGLMPHPEHAVELGFGPTTTRMKAGLDGLDIFKSALEAVAA from the coding sequence ATGAAGGTCGGCGTCATCACCTTCCCCGGCACGCTCGACGACCGGGACGCGCAGCGCGCCGTTCGGCTCGCGGGCCACGAGCCGGTGGCGCTGTGGCACGGCGAGCACGACCTCCACGGCGTCGACGCGCTCGTGCTGCCCGGCGGCTTCTCGTACGGCGACTACCTGCGCTGCGGCGCGATCGCCGCGCTGTCGCCGATCATGACCGAGGTGGTTGAGGCGGCGACCAAGGGCATGCCGGTGCTGGGCATCTGCAACGGGTTCCAGATGCTCGCCGAGGCGCACCTGCTCGCGGGCGGCCTCGTGCGGAACGAGACGGGCCTGTTCGTGCGGCGCGATCAGCGGCTGCGGGTCGAGCGCACGACGACCGCGTGGACGAACCGCTTCGACGAAGGCCAGGAGATCGTCATCCCGCTGAAGAACGGCGAGGGCCGCTTCGTCGCGACGCCCGAGGAGGTCAAGCGCATCGAGGGCGAGGGGCTCGTCGCCTTCCGCTACGTGGGCGAGAACCCGAACGGCTCGATCGACGACATCGCCGGCCTCACGAACGAGGCGGGCAACGTCGTGGGCCTCATGCCGCACCCCGAGCACGCGGTCGAGCTGGGCTTCGGCCCCACGACCACCCGCATGAAGGCGGGGCTCGACGGGCTCGACATCTTCAAGAGCGCGCTCGAGGCCGTCGCGGCCTGA
- the purS gene encoding phosphoribosylformylglycinamidine synthase subunit PurS — MALIVVDVMPKAEILDPQGKAVTRALARLGHEAVGDVRVGKRFELRVEGEVTDALLERVRGVANEVLANTVIEDVVGVSVVEEQSR, encoded by the coding sequence ATGGCCCTCATCGTCGTCGACGTGATGCCGAAGGCAGAGATCCTCGACCCCCAGGGCAAGGCGGTCACCCGCGCGCTCGCCCGCCTCGGCCACGAGGCGGTGGGCGACGTGCGCGTCGGCAAGCGCTTCGAGCTGCGGGTCGAGGGCGAGGTGACGGATGCGCTGCTCGAGCGGGTGCGCGGCGTCGCGAACGAGGTGCTCGCCAACACCGTGATCGAGGACGTCGTGGGCGTGAGCGTGGTCGAGGAGCAGTCGCGATGA
- the ypfJ gene encoding KPN_02809 family neutral zinc metallopeptidase: MTFRGDAGFDTSAVSKGGGGGGIGGGTIAVGGGGIITVILVIVSMIFGVDLTGLAPGDPIQPQSQQQGEEVTGCTGADANDPANVVCRMEGGADSMSAFWAATMQQNDLEYADPTVQLFDRQVQTGCGAATSAVGPFYCPPDQRIYIDTTFFQQMRDQFGAEGGNLAELYVLAHEWGHHIQGVTGQLDRVQQGDTGPQSSAVRSELQADCYAGAWIAGASQTADQGGGAPVIESVSEEQMRQAVDAAKTIGDDRLQEMSGGGVNPEGWTHGSSEQRQTWLLNGYNGGVGACDTWNAPQV; this comes from the coding sequence ATGACGTTCAGGGGCGACGCGGGCTTCGACACCTCGGCTGTGAGCAAGGGCGGCGGCGGAGGCGGCATCGGCGGCGGCACGATCGCGGTCGGCGGCGGCGGCATCATCACGGTCATCCTGGTGATCGTCTCGATGATCTTCGGCGTCGACCTCACGGGCCTCGCGCCCGGCGATCCCATCCAGCCGCAGTCGCAGCAGCAGGGCGAGGAGGTCACCGGCTGCACCGGCGCCGACGCGAACGACCCCGCGAACGTCGTCTGCCGCATGGAGGGCGGCGCCGACTCGATGTCGGCGTTCTGGGCCGCGACGATGCAGCAGAACGACCTCGAGTACGCCGACCCGACCGTGCAGCTGTTCGATCGCCAGGTGCAGACCGGATGCGGTGCCGCGACGAGCGCGGTCGGCCCGTTCTACTGCCCGCCCGACCAGCGCATCTACATCGACACCACGTTCTTCCAGCAGATGCGCGACCAGTTCGGCGCCGAGGGCGGCAACCTCGCCGAGCTCTACGTGCTCGCGCACGAGTGGGGCCACCACATCCAGGGCGTGACGGGGCAGCTCGACCGCGTGCAGCAGGGCGACACCGGGCCGCAGTCGTCGGCGGTGCGCAGCGAGCTCCAGGCCGACTGCTACGCCGGCGCGTGGATCGCGGGGGCGTCGCAGACCGCCGACCAGGGCGGCGGCGCGCCGGTGATCGAATCGGTCTCGGAGGAGCAGATGCGCCAGGCCGTCGACGCCGCGAAGACGATCGGCGACGACCGGCTGCAGGAGATGAGCGGTGGCGGCGTGAACCCTGAGGGCTGGACGCACGGCTCGAGCGAGCAGCGCCAGACCTGGCTGCTGAACGGCTACAACGGCGGCGTCGGCGCCTGCGACACCTGGAACGCTCCGCAGGTCTGA
- a CDS encoding phosphoribosylaminoimidazolesuccinocarboxamide synthase — protein MTEALPGWSLAYSGKVRDLYVAAGQSLETAPEMLMVASDRVSAFDQVLEPAIPGKGELLTELTRWWTERLGLPSQLAPDADARTPEPVRGRAMLVRTLDMLPVECVVRGRVTGSGLKEYQRLGSISGVSLPDGLVDGDALPEPIYTPAWKAPQGEHDENVSYERTVELVGEADAAAIRELSLSVYARAAEVAAAAGLVLADTKFEFGRDRVTGELLLADEVLTSDSSRYWDAAALEAGRVESFDKQIVRDWLAANWDGEGAAPELPAEIVERTAARYRELIERLTGAPSIGE, from the coding sequence ATGACCGAGGCGCTGCCGGGCTGGAGCCTGGCGTACAGCGGCAAGGTGCGCGACCTCTACGTCGCCGCGGGCCAGTCGCTCGAGACGGCGCCCGAGATGCTCATGGTCGCGTCGGATCGCGTGTCGGCGTTCGACCAGGTGCTCGAGCCGGCCATCCCGGGCAAGGGTGAGCTGCTCACCGAGCTCACCCGCTGGTGGACCGAGCGGCTCGGCCTGCCGTCGCAGCTCGCTCCCGACGCCGACGCGCGCACGCCCGAGCCGGTGCGAGGCCGCGCGATGCTCGTGCGCACCCTCGACATGCTGCCGGTGGAGTGCGTCGTGCGCGGACGGGTGACCGGCTCGGGCCTCAAGGAGTACCAGCGGCTCGGGTCGATCTCGGGCGTGTCGCTGCCCGACGGCCTCGTCGACGGCGACGCGCTGCCCGAGCCGATCTATACGCCCGCGTGGAAGGCCCCGCAGGGCGAGCACGACGAGAACGTGTCGTACGAGCGCACGGTCGAGCTCGTGGGCGAGGCCGACGCGGCGGCGATCCGCGAGCTCAGCCTCTCGGTCTACGCGCGCGCGGCGGAGGTCGCCGCCGCGGCGGGGCTCGTGCTCGCCGACACGAAGTTCGAGTTCGGGCGCGACCGGGTGACGGGCGAGCTGCTGCTGGCGGATGAGGTGCTCACCTCGGACTCGTCGCGGTACTGGGATGCCGCGGCGCTCGAGGCGGGCCGGGTCGAGTCGTTCGACAAGCAGATCGTGCGCGACTGGCTCGCCGCCAACTGGGACGGCGAGGGCGCGGCGCCCGAGCTGCCCGCCGAGATCGTCGAGCGCACGGCGGCGCGCTACCGCGAGCTCATCGAGCGGCTGACCGGGGCTCCCTCGATCGGCGAGTAG
- a CDS encoding DUF3817 domain-containing protein, with product MTAAATTTTSTGLSPKRLYRILAIAEAITWTLLIAAMIAKYGFEIEWPMPIAGSLHGFVFLSYGAMQLVVGHNQRWRAGTVLLGIVTAVIPYATIPWERRIERRGLLEGAWRTEPSDDPRDRRWIDRLFRWGINHALLLTIAVLAVVAIVFVVLLNAGPPTAWFD from the coding sequence ATGACTGCGGCCGCGACCACCACGACCTCGACCGGACTCTCGCCGAAGCGGCTCTACCGCATCCTCGCGATCGCCGAGGCGATCACCTGGACGCTGCTGATCGCGGCGATGATCGCCAAGTACGGCTTCGAGATCGAGTGGCCGATGCCGATCGCCGGCTCGCTGCACGGCTTCGTCTTCCTCTCCTACGGGGCGATGCAGCTCGTCGTCGGGCACAACCAGCGCTGGCGCGCCGGCACGGTGCTGCTCGGCATCGTGACTGCGGTCATCCCCTACGCGACCATCCCCTGGGAGCGGCGGATCGAGCGGCGCGGGCTGCTCGAGGGCGCCTGGCGCACCGAGCCGAGCGACGACCCGCGCGACCGGCGGTGGATCGACCGGCTCTTCCGCTGGGGCATCAACCACGCGCTGCTGCTGACGATCGCGGTGCTCGCGGTCGTCGCCATCGTCTTCGTCGTGCTGCTGAACGCGGGCCCGCCCACCGCCTGGTTCGACTGA